A region of Sesamum indicum cultivar Zhongzhi No. 13 linkage group LG7, S_indicum_v1.0, whole genome shotgun sequence DNA encodes the following proteins:
- the LOC105166940 gene encoding cyclin-U4-1-like, with translation MELESCDVMNNVIKYLSSFLQRIAESNDVFGVPLKTSIFHGLTRPTISILCYMERIYKYANCSPSCLVVAYIYIDRFVQKQPLLPISSFTVHRLLIASVLVSAKFMDDMFYNNAYYAKVGGISTAEMNLLEMDFLFGLGFQLSVSPSTFQTYCSFLQREMLLQSPPLNLPPSALILAVPETPLFCIKEDGSTHQQQLAV, from the exons atggAGTTGGAAAGTTGTGATGTTATGAACAATGTGATCAAATACTTGTCTTCCTTTCTCCAAAGGATTGCAGAATCGAACGACGTGTTTGGTGTCCCGTTGAAAACGTCAATCTTTCATGGGTTGACACGGCCAACAATCTCAATCCTGTGCTACATGGAGAGGATCTACAAGTACGCAAACTGCAGCCCGTCGTGCCTCGTCGTGGCGTACATTTACATTGATAGGTTTGTGCAGAAACAACCCCTTTTGCCCATCTCTTCTTTCACTGTGCATCGCCTCCTCATTGCCAGTGTTTTGGTTTCTGCCAAGTTCATGGATGACAT GTTTTACAACAATGCTTACTATGCCAAAGTAGGAGGAATCAGCACAGCAGAAATGAACCTCCTTGAAATGGACTTCTTGTTTGGCTTAGGATTCCAACTCAGTGTGTCGCCCTCCACATTCCAAACCTATTGCTCTTTCCTCCAAAGAGAAATGCTACTGCAGTCGCCTCCGCTTAATCTACCACCTTCTGCCCTAATTCTTGCAGTACCAGAAACACCCCTTTTTTGCATCAAAGAGGATGGGTCCACACATCAACAACAGCTTGCAGTTTAA